A window from Drosophila miranda strain MSH22 chromosome Y unlocalized genomic scaffold, D.miranda_PacBio2.1 Contig_Y2_pilon, whole genome shotgun sequence encodes these proteins:
- the LOC108158076 gene encoding granzyme C, translated as MLFVAFILRVSLWSSVAEARRGVVADLHDRSFEMLIAGGHLPDTSYLVRHIVSIRTLNYIEFRGDNHFCSGILLSSRAVLTAAHCVTDWFKAPMNPRALLIVFGSRLRLAFYDAAECRRVDRLVLHSEYKRYKENDLAVLQLSQRIPSNMRHVRPLVTRHRSGFATAGKRCITMGWGQVYPHGPYSNQILALDVLIRNHSFCEGKIPSYNRAGHLCAEPDADGEFCPGDMGGPLICEDWLAGIIGGSNLCEGGKAMKFTNYMHHEKWIQKTVLALTAQAADPFSPTNTLFLLLLSQLFSFIIQLNRI; from the exons ATGCTATTTGTAGCTTTCATTTTGCGAGTCTCCTTGTGGAGCTCCGTGGCTGAGGCTAGACGCGGGGTAGTGGCCGATCTGCATGACAGGTCCTTTGAGATGCTAATCGCCGGCGGCCATCTACCGGACACTTCGTATCTGGTGAGGCACATCGTCTCCATACGAACCCTCAACTACATCGAGTTCAGGGGCGACAACCACTTCTGCAGCGGCATCCTGCTCAGCAGTCGGGCAGTGTTGACAGCCGCCCACTGCGTCACTGA CTGGTTCAAGGCCCCCATGAACCCGAGGGCCCTGCTGATTGTGTTCGGAAGTAGACTGCGCCTGGCCTTCTACGACGCCGCCGAGTGCCGACGCGTGGACCGTCTGGTGTTGCATTCCGAGTATAAGCGCTACAAGGAGAACGATCTGGCCGTGCTGCAGCTCAGTCAACGCATCCCCAGCAACATGCGCCACGTGCGGCCACTGGTGACTCGTCACCGCTCCGGCTTCGCCACCGCGGGCAAGCGCTGCATCACCATGGGCTGGGGCCAGGTGTATCCG CACGGCCCCTACTCGAATCAAATTCTCGCGCTGGATGTCCTGATTCGCAACCACAGTTTCTGCGAGGGAAAGATCCCGTCGTACAACAGAGCCGGGCATCTGTGCGCTGAACCCGATGCCGACGGCGAGTTCTGTCCTGGCGACATGGGCGGACCCCTGATATGCGAGGACTGGCTGGCTGGAATCATTGGCGGCTCCAACCTCTGCGAGGGCGGCAAAGCCATGAAGTTCACAAATTATATGCACCACGAAAAGTGGATCCAAAAGACGGTTCTCGCTCTGACTGCGCAGGCAGCCGATCCCTTCTCTCCAACTAACACGCTTTTCCTGTTGCTACTCTCCCAATTGTTCAGCTTCATAATTCAATTAAATAGAATCTAA